Within Desulfurobacterium thermolithotrophum DSM 11699, the genomic segment AAAAAGGTAAAATGAGAATAAAGATAATTCATCGTTACATTTTTTTAGAAATTCTCAGAGTTTTTATCTTAACTTTGGGGCTTTTTATTTTTGTTATCTTGATGGATAGAGCTTCTTCAATTGCGGAAACAGTTTTTGGACAGGGAGTTTCCATATTAAATTTTCTCTCTGTTTTAGTAAAGGGGATACCTGCTTTCTTAGGTATGACAATACCTATGGCCTTTATTCTTTCCGTTTTAATTGTTTTTATTCAATTAGGGAACAATAACGAACTTGTAGCCTTAAAATCGTGTGGTGTAAGCACAAAAGAACTATCAAAACCAGTAATTTTCTTAGGAGTTGCCTTTTCTATTCTTTCCTTTTATTCACTTATGTTTTTGATGCCTAAAAGTAATGTTGCTATGAAAAAGGAAATTGAAGAATTGGTAAAGAAAAAGATTACAATGAGCATATCGCCCAAAAACTTTAGTTCTAACTTTCCCGGAGTTACTTTTTACGTAGAAAAACTCTATCCTGAAAAAGGATATCTTGAAAACTTCATGGTATCGCTTGTAAAAAAAGATGAACTCATAACAATTTTTGCAAAGAAAGGAATGTTAAGAACAGAAAAGGATACAGTATTTCTTGACATTCAAGATGGCACTGGAGAGTTTATTAACTGGAAAAAGCCTGAAAACTTTAAAGTTCTAAATTTCAAAAACTACACAGTAAAACTCTATAGATTTACAAAAAGAGAAAAATTTGAATCAATCAGATATAAGACACTTCCAGAACTCATTTCCTCAAACAGAATTGAGGCAAAAGTAGAGCTCTTTAAAAGGCTTGGTCTTTCTTTAGCACCTCTTATAGTTGGAATATTAGCTTTTTCTCTTGCATTAATAATTCCACGAAGTTCAATAGGGATCGGAATTCTTTTAAGTCTTTTAATAATTGTCGTTTACTACATACTTTATACTCTAACAAAGAAAATTGCTCTTAATACAGGAATTGTTCTTTTACCTCTTTTAACAGATTTATTCTTTTTTGTCCTAGGAGGTTTTCTCTACATTCAGGCTTTGAAAGAGAAAATAGAGTTAAGAGTTGGTGGTAGATGGTAAAGAGACTGGATAGATACGTTTTTATAGAAACCTTGAGATATTTTGTCCTTACACTTCTTACATTCATGGTTCTTTTTATTGTTATAGATTTTGTCAGCAAAATGGACACTTTTTTAAAGTCTGGAATTGCAGATGGATTTCTTTATGTTATCTACCGTCTTCCTCTTTATACTGTTAGAGTAATACCCATTGCTACCTTAATTGCAACTATGGTTACTCTTTCTAACTTTTCATTTTCTAATGAACTTACAGTTGTAAAAGCTTTAGGAATTAGTGTGTATAGATTTTCATTTCCTATTATTTTTCTTGCTTTCTTGGCTTCTATCCTTTCTTTCCTAATAGGAGAACTGGTCGTACCAAAATCAATTTCTCTTTCCAAAAGTATTTATTACAAGGTAAAGGAAAATAAAAATTTTCACGTTTCTGGAAAATCTATCTGGTTTAAAAAAGATGAAAAAACTTTTGTCTTTATGGAGTATGTAAACCCAGCAAAATCTGAAGCTAAGAGAATTTCCATTTTTTTCCTTGGAAAAGAATTTTCTCCTACTAAAAGAATAGATGCTCTCTATGGAATTAACATCAAAGATGATATCTGGAAACTTAAAAATTGTTTTGAAAGGAAATTAAAAGAGCTTAAAACAACGAAAATTTCTGAAAAAGAAATCAATCTTGGAATTGGAAAGAAAGATTTAATATTTACACAAATTGAAACTGAAACGATGAGCTCTTTCTTACTTTACAAAGTTATAAAGCAGCTTAAAAGAGCTGGATATGATACTACTGGCTATTTAGTAGATTTATACTCAAAACTTGCAATTTCTTTGCTTCCACTGGTTGTCGCAGTTATAGGAATTCCTTTAGGAGTTTTTAATCCTCGTAACAAAAAAGGTTATACCCTTGTTATAGCTGCAGCTCTTATAGTTTTCATGTGGATAACGATATCTTTCTTTTCAAGTCTTGGAAAAAGCGGGGTACTCCCTCCTTTTTATTCCGCCTTTGCACCTGAGGTTATGTTCTTATCAATTGGTTTACTTCTTCTTGCGAGGATGGATACTTGAAGTTTGATTTTAAGAAAGCAAAAAGAGCTCAAGAGATATTAAAGAAAAAACTATCTCTTAAACCTTTAGGAAAGGTAAAACTTATTGCTGGTTGTGATCTTACCTTCTTGAATCCCTATAAAACTCCTACACTTGGAATAGGAGCTTTTGTGGTTCTTTCGTATCCTTCCTTAGAAGTTATCGAATATGCTTATGAAATATTAGAGATTAAAGTGCCTTATATTCCTAGTTTTTTAGCCTTTAGAGAAATTCCTCTTCTTATCAAAACTTTTAGGAAACTAAAGAATAAACCAGATATTGTTATTGTTGATGGGCATGGAATAGCTCATCCAAGAAAACTTGGAATAGCAGCTCATTTTGGAATAGTTGAAAAAGTTCCTACTATCGGCTGTGCTAAAAAGCCTCTTTATGGAAATTTTAAAGAGCCGTGCGAAAAGAAAGGATGCTATGAAGAAATTTATGACCCTAAAACAAAAGAAATTTTAGGATACGTTTTAAGGACTAAGAATAATGTAAAACCAATCTATATTTCGCCAGGAAATCTTATAACTCTTACAGATACTCTTTCTTTTATGCAAACTCTTAAAGGGAAGTACAGAATTCCTGAACCTACAAGATTGGCTCACAATTACCTGCAAACCTTGAGAAAAGGTTATAATTCCCAATAAATTCAAGAAAGGAGGAAAAAATGGCTGTAGAAAGAACACTTGTTATCGTGAAGCCAGATGCTGTTAAGAAAAATGCTGTTGGAGATATCGTTAGGATACTTCAAGAAAACGACCTAAAACTTCTTGCAATAAAGATGGTTCACCTTTCAAAAGAACAGGCCAAGAAGTTTTACATTGTCCATAAGGATAGACCTTTTTATGACGAACTAACAGATTTTATGTCCTCTGGACCATGTGTACCTATGGTTTTTGAAGGCGAAAATGCTATTGCAAGAGTAAGAGAAATTATTGGAGCTACAGATCCAGCAAAAGCTGCTGAAGGAACAATTAGAAAGAAATATGGAACAGACGTTGGAAGAAACGCTGTTCACGCTTCTGACTCTCCTGAATCTGCAGCTTATGAAATTCCATTTTTCTTTAGTGCTCTTGAAATTAACGAGTAAGGGGGAATTTTATTCCCCCTACTTAAATCCTATGGGGAGATTAAATGGACGACAGTTTCAGTATTTTGGAGCTGGATAAAAAGGAACTTTGTTCTTTAGCAGAGGAAAGAGGTCAAGAAATAGAAATTGCTCACTACGTTTTTGATGATCTTCTCGATTCGCAGGAAAAATTAATATGTAAAAGATTTGAAGCTGATGAAGATTTCAGTATCTTTTCCTATTTCCTTCAAAAAGAATCTCGATCCATCTTTCCAAAAAAGGAAGAGAAATCTTTGGGATGTTACATAGCATATAAAAATGGAGTGGTTTATACTTTTGAAGATTTCAACTTTAAAATCCAATCCTTAGAAGAATTTACGTTACTGGTGGAAGCTGTAGAAATTGCTACAGGAAATACTTTTTTCTTCGAGCTGTGTAACTTATGCGAGCTTCCTGAAAGACTATCTTCTGAACATATAGTTCATTTAAGTCTTTACTCAAAAGAAGTAAGAAAATTAGAGCCTCTTATCCATTTTGACCAAATTGCTGACGAACATAAGGAAATACTTAAATTAGCAGTTAAAAATAATGATAAAGCTATAGAAAAATTGGAAAGAGACTTAGGAGAAAGAGAAACTCAAAGGTTAATAGATGAATTTAAATCTAAGCCAGAAGAAATATTTGATACTTACATATTTTCCAGGTCTAACAACTACTCAGTTGTTGGAGTTGTAACATTTTTTAAAAAAGTAACGTTTGAATCTCGAGAACTTTTTTCTATTAATATTATTGCAGAAGATATGGAGTTAAACGTTTTGACTCCTGTCTACCTTGATTTAACCGATGGTGATAGGATATTTGTTAATGGTAAGATGTTTGGAATTGTAAATATCTAATCTAATTAAGGAGGAATTCCCTTGAAAATAGGAAGGTTTAAAAGTAATGAAAAATCATTTTTCGGTTTAATAAAGGGAAAAGAAATAGTACCTATAAAGGAAACTAAGGTTTCAGAATTAATGGATTCTATAACTCCTACAGAAGATGTTCTTTCATTTTCGGAAGTAAAATTTCTTTCTCCTACAAGACCATCAAAAATTGTTGCTGTAGGATTAAACTATAAAGCTCATGCTGAAGAGATGGGTAAACCTCTTCCTGAGGAACCTCTTCTCTTTATGAAACCTTCTACTGCTGTTATTGCAAATAAGATGAAGATATTCCTTCCTGAAATGTCTCAACGAGTTGATTATGAAGGAGAATTGGCCGTTATAATTGGAAGAAAGTGTAGAAAAGTTACTCCCAAAGATGTACCTAACTACATTCTTGGATATTCTTGCTTTAACGATGTTACAGCAAGGGATCTTCAACAAAAAGATGTTCAATATACAAGAGCAAAATCTTTTGATACTTTTGCACCTTATGGTCCTTGGATTGCAACTTCTGTTGATCCATTAAACCTCAAAATAACAACAAGAATTAACGGAGAAATAAAACAACAAGGTCAAACTTCGGACATGATTTTTTCACCTTTTGAGCTTGTTTCTTTTATCTCACAAGTTATGACTCTTTTACCAGGAGATGTTGTTATTACAGGAACTCCACCTGGTATAGGACCTTTAAAAGAAGGAGATAAAGTAGAAGTTGAGATTGAAGGAATAGGTACTCTCATCAACTACGTTGCTAAGGAGAGAAGATGAAGGAGCTTATAAAGGAGAAAGTAAGATCTGCTATAAAAGAAATATACAACAAGGAGCTTTCTTATCTTGTTGATAAAGCAAGCTTTGAAAAACCTAAAAAAAGAGAGTACGGAGACCTTGCAACAAATATTTCTTTTCTCCTTGCAAAAGAATTAAAACAAAAGCCATTTTCTATTGCTAATGAACTTCTTAAGAGCTTAGAATCAATGCCTGAATTTGAAAAGGTAGAAGTTGCAGGTGGTGGTTTTATTAACTTTTTCTTTAGTCAACGTTTTTACACCGATATTTTAAAGAAGGTTTTACACGAAGAATTTTATATTTCTGAGATTGGAAAAGGAGAAAGAGTACTTCTTGAATATGTTTCTGCTAATCCTACTGGTCCTCTTCATGTTGGACATGGAAGAGGTGCAGTGGTAGGAGATGTTCTTTATCGAGTGATGAGACTTACAGGTTATAAACCTGAACGAGAATTTTATATAAACGATGCAGGAAGACAAATAAAACTTCTTGGAGTCTCAATATACGCTCGTATGAAAGAACTTTCAGGAGAAAACTATCCTTTTCCCGAAGATGGATATAAGGGAGAATACATTATTGAGGTTGCAAAAGAGCTCTTGGCGGAAAGACCGGAAATAATCTCTTTACCCGAGGAAGAAGCTATAGAAATAGCGGCAGAGTTTGGAAAAGAGCGACTTCTTGAGGAAATTAGGAAAGATCTAAAAGATTTAAGGGTTAAATTTGACTACTGGTTTAGCGAAAAAAGCCTTTATGAGAAGGGAGAAGTTGAAAGAATTTTAAAAATTTTAGAAGAAAAAGATCTTCTTTACGAAAAAGATGGAGCTCTTTGGCTGAAAACTACTATTTTTGGAGATGATAAAGATAGAGTGGTAAAACGTTCAAATGGAGAATATACATACTTTGCTTCAGATATTGCTTATCATTATAATAAAATAGAAAGGAATTTTGATAAAGCTATTAATGTTTGGGGAGCAGATCATCACGGTTACATTCCAAGAGTAAAAGCAGCAATTCAAGCACTTGGGAAAAATCCAGATTGGCTTGAAGTGATTCTCATCCAGCTTGTGAAACTGTTTAAGAATGGTGAAGAAGTGAAAATGTCAAAGAGGGCAGGAAACTTTGTAACTCTCAGATGGCTTATGGATGAAGTTGGAGTTGATGCTGTTAGATTTTTCTTCCTTTTGAAAAGGCATGATACTCCTCTTGATTTTGACATAGATCTTGCACTTTCTTCAAAGAGTGAAAACCCTGTTTACTATGTTCAATATGCTCATGCAAGACTCTGCAGTATTTTAGATAAAGCAAAAGAAAAAGGATTTGTTCCTTCTGAAGAAAACTTAGAACTGTTATCTTCTGAAGAAGAAAGAGAACTTATAGCAGGTTGCTATAATCTAAAATATGAGCTTGAGCTGGTAGCAGAGAAAAGAGAACCACATAGGCTTACCTACTATCTTATAGACCTTGCATCAAAACTCCATCGATTTTACAACAAACATAGAGTAATTATGGAGGAAGATCCTAAACTTTCGACTGCAAGACTTTCTTTGATAAAAGCTGTTAGAAGAACAATTAATCTTGGACTTGATATTCTTAACGTAACTGCACCAAGGAGGATGTAATGGAAGGGGATAGGAGGATTCAGTTCATTTTAATGGGTACCGCTGTTGCTATATTTGTCTTTTCTTATTCTCTAGGTTACTTTATAGGAAAAGAAGCTGGTTTTGAAGAAGCTAAACAGAAATTTGACATTGAAAAGCAAAAACTTCTTAAAACAATAGCTGCTTTAAGTCCTGTTTCTCAGCCGAGAGTTGAGAATAAAGTTGTAGTAGTGGATAATACAAAAGAAAAGACAGAACATAGTGTTGCTGAAGAAAAGGTAAAAAAGGAAATTTCTCAAGAAAAAAAGAAAATAGTTGAGGAGAAGAAAAAGGAGTTAGCTTCTACGTCTACTAAGCAAGAAAAGAAATCTACAGTAAAACTAAAATCAAAAGAAACAACTCGAGAGATTAAGGAAAAAGGCTACTATTTGCAAGTTGGAGTTTTCAAGAACAAAACTAATGCTATTAAATTAGCTTCTCAACTAAAAGAAAAAGGATTTAATTCAAAAACTCTTTTTTATGATAAGTATACAGTAGTTACTGTTGGCTATTTTGATTCTAAAGAAAAGGCTTTGTCAGTACAAAAGTTGTTAAAAAACATTGGGTATAAATCTATTCTTAAGAGGAGGAAATAATTTGATAGATACTCATGCCCATCTTCACTTTCCCCAATTTGACGAAGATAGAGAAGAAATAATAAGAGAATGTGAAAATAAGCTAGATGCAGTTATTACTGTTGGTGGTGATTTAGAAGATAGTAAAAAAGCCGTAGAGCTTGCTATGTCAAGCAGAAAAATCTATGCTTCAGTCGGAATACATCCTCATGAAGCTAAAAACTATTCCGAAAAAGATTACGATAGGATAGTGGAAATTAGTAAGAGCTCTCCCAAAGTAGTTGCTCTTGGAGAGATGGGGCTTGATTTTTATAGAAACCTATCTTCGAAAGAAAAGCAATATGAAATCTTTGAAATGCAAATTGAAGCTGCAAGAGAGCTTAATCTACCAGTTATTATTCACTCAAGAAATGCAGGAAAGGAAACGGCAAGTTTTATAAGAACTAAATTTAAAGGAATTAAAGGTGTACTTCACTGTTTTAGTGGAGATAAAGAACTACTTAAAGCTGCTTTAGACGAAGGTCTTTATATTTCTTATGCTGGAATTGTCACCTATCCAAAAAACAGCGAACTGAGAGAAACATTAAAATATGTTCCGAGCTCAAGGCTACTTATAGAAACCGATTCTCCTTACCTTGCGCCTCAGCCAGTAAGAGGAAAAAGAAACAAACCAGCTTATGTTGCCTATGTTGCAATGACTATTGCCAAAGAATTAGGATTAAGCTTTTTAGATATCGACAGAATGACCTCTTTAAATGCTAAAAGGCTTTTTGGTCTTTCTCTTACAGAAGAAGAAAAAAAAGAAAGACTTGCTTATACTGTAGGAAACAAGCTTTATGTTAACTTAACTTCTAAATGCCCATGTAGCTGTAAGTTTTGTTTTAGAGGAAAAGAAGATTTCATTCTTGGATATAACCTAAACTTAAGAAGAGAACCAATTCCTGAAGAGTACATGTATAGGATTAAAAATCCCGGAATATACGATGAGATAGTTTTTTGTGGTTATGGGGAACCTTTTGAAAGATTTGATGTCTTGAAAAAGGTCGCAGAGTGGATAAGAAAAATGGGAGGAAAGCATCTCAGAGTAGATACCTGTGGACTTGGATATCTTATAACAGGAAGAGAAAATATTCTTGACGAACTTAAAGGGCTTATTGATACTTTTAACGTTAGTGTTAATGCTTCAGCTCCTGAAGAATACTATGAAATAGTTAGACCAAAATTTGGAAGCGGAAGTTGGGAATCTCTTTTAAAATTTATAAAAGATGCAAAGAGAAAAGGTTTTAAAGTTATTATTTCTGCAGTAAATTACCCAGGCTTTAATGAGAAAGCTTTTATAGATTTGGCAAATAGACTACAAGTTGACTTTAAAATCAGAAATTTTAAGAGGTTTGGAAAATGGGAAGAGTAGCTCGTTTTGCAGTTTCAATTGATGAAAAACTTTTAGAAAAGTTTGACCAATACATTGAAAAAAAGGGATATGTTAGTCGTTCAGAAGCAGTTAGGGACTTAATTAGAAACGCTTTAATAGAGGAATCTATAGGGGAAGACAGGGAAGTTTTTGGTACTATAACCATAGTTTATGATCACCATCAGAAAGAGCTTGCGGAAAAGATAACAGACATAGAACACGGTTACTTAAAAAACATAATTTCTACAATGCATATTCATATTGACCATAATCACTGTCTTGAAACAATTGCGGTAAGAGGCAAGGCAAGTGTAATCAAGGAATTAGCAGATAAGATTATCACCCTCAAAGGCGTAAAGCATGGAAAGTTAGTTGTTACCGGTATAGAACCTTGAACTCTTTTTCCTACAGTCTATATTGGACTAGCGGAAATCAATTAAAGGAGGTTTACTGTGGCTGGACATTCCAAATGGGCAAATATTAGACATAGAAAAGCTGCACAAGATGCAAAGCGTGGAAAAATTTACACAAAATTAGCAAGAGAAATAACTGTTGCAGCAAGAGAAGGAGGAGGAGATCCAGAAACCAATCCAAGATTAAGAGCTGCTATTGAGCGAGCAAGAAAATTTAATATGCCTAAGGAAAACATTGAAAGGGCAATAAAAAGAGGAACAGGAGAAATTGCAGGAGAGGCTTACGAGGAAGTTACATATGAAGGTTATGGTCCAGGTGGTGTTGCAATTATTGTAAAGTGTCTTACCGATAATAGAAACAGAACTGCTGCAGAAGTAAGACATGCTTTTTCAAAGCATGGTGGAAATTTAGGAACTTCCGGTTGTGTTTCATGGATGTTCGAAAGAAAGGGAATAATTACAATTCCAGCAGAAAACTATGATGAAGATACAGTTATGATGGCTGTAATAGAAGCAGGTGCAGATGATGTAGTGAAGGAAGAAAGTTATTTTGTTGTTTATACTCAAGCTCAGGATTTAGAGGATGTAAGAAAGGCTATTCTTGATGCAGGTCTTGAGATTGAAGAATCAAAATTAGACTTAATTCCTCAAAATACAACAAGAGTAGAAGGAGAAACAGCTCTTAAAGTTCTCAAGCTTCTTGAAGCACTTGAAGACTTAGATGATGTTCAAGAAGTCTACTCGAACTTTGACATGCCTGAAGAGGTTATGAGTAATGCGTAAATCATTTTTTGCTATAGCTTCTGCTTTGATTTTATCAGGAGCTCCAGCTGTTTTTGGAGCTCCTGATAACTCAATAGTATCTACAGTTTACAGTGAAGCTGCAATTCTTCTAGGTAGTAGTACTTCTCAAAAAAGCAAACTTCCAAATACAAAACTTTCTATTCCATGGGATAAGCCTTCCTTTCAGTTTTGGCTTTCTTACTACAAGAACAACTGGAACAGGATGAAACTCTTTTCTTTGCTTGATAACTTTAAAGTTTTTTATCCAACTGTAAAACGAATTTTCAAAGAAGAAGGTATTCCAGAAGACCTTGTTTTCCTTGCTGTAGTGGAAAGTAACGGAAATCCTTCAGCTGTTTCAAAAGCAGGTGCAGCGGGTCTTTGGCAGTTAATGCCAGCTACCGCAAAGCTTTATGGTCTTAAGGTAAACAGATACATAGACGAAAGATTTGATATAGAAAAGTCTACACATGCAGCTGCTAAGTATTTGAAATATCTTCATTCCCTTTTTGGTAGATGGGATCTTGCAATAGCAGCCTATAATGCCGGTCCTGGAACAATCTTTAAAAGATTAAAATTAGTTGGAGCGGAACACTTTTGGGATTTAACTAAGCTTCCTGATGAAACTTTAAACTATGTTCCAAAATTCTATGCAATTCTTTCTATTATTAAAGAAAAAAGTTTTTTTGAAAACAAAAAAAACTCAGCTGCTCTTTTAAAAATAAAAGTTCTATCTAAGACCTCTCTTTATCGAATATCTAAAAAACTAAAAGTCCCTTACTACATCACAAAGAGATTTAATAGTCAATATAGAAGAAGAATAGTTCCGGCAGGCCATTACGTGTACATACCATCTAAGTTTGTGAAAAGGACAAATTTACTTAAGTACATATCTTCTTCAAAGATTTATGTCTATATACCTAAGAAAAGAGAAAAAATTGTTTCTATTGCAAGACGATTTGGAGCAGATGCTAAGCTGATAAAAGAAATTAATAGATTGAAAAGAACTGTTGTTTACAGAGGACAGACAATTTTAATAGTTAAAACAGACTACAAAAAGGAAGCAGTAGAAAATGGGAATAGTTAAGGAAACAGATACAGTAGTTCTTTACGATTCTGAAAAAGATAAGAAGTATTTTCTTAATCTCTCACTTGCAAAAGGGAAGTTTAATACTGATAAAGGAGAGATAAATATTCAGGATCTCATTGGAAAAAAGTATGGTTCAGTAATAGAAACTCATAAAGGTTTTAAATACGTAATTCTTCCCTGTACTCTTTATGATTTCATTATGTATAAGCTTAACAGACTAACGCAAATAATTTATCCCAAGGATTCAGCTTATATAGCTCTCAGATTAAATGTAAAACCTGGTGATTTAGTGGTGGAGAGCGGTATAGGAAGTGGAGCAATGACAGCTGTTTTCGCTCATATTGTTGGGGATTCTGGAAAAGTGGTAAGTTATGAAAGAAGAGAAGAATTTATAAAGAATGCTCTTTCTAATCTTCGTAAATTAGGTCTTGATCACAGAGTAAAGGTTAAGCATAGGGATATTGCAGAAGGTTTTGATGAAACTGAGGCTGACGCAGTTTTTTTAGATGTAAGAGAACCTTGGCTTTACATAGATAAGGCATACAAAGCACTTAAAACAGGAAATATGCTTGGTATTCTTGTTCCTACAGTTAATCAGGTAATTGAAGTTTTAAAGAAAATAGAAAAGTTTCCTTTTATAGATGTAGAAGTATCAGAAATACTTCTTAGGAAGTATAAAACAGTTCCAGAAAGGTTAAGACCCGAAGATAGAATGCCAGCTCATACAGCTTATCTTATATTTGCTAGAAAATTACCCGGTATCGTAGAGGTATAGTTGAAATGAGTGTTTTAGAGCTCTTACAAAAATCAGGAATTATAGGCTATTTTCTTTTGTTTCTTTCAGTTATTTCGGTAGCTATTATTATAGAGAAGTTTATTGTTCTTCGTCTTTCAAAACTTGTACCTAAAGAGGACTTAAGATTAATAGTTGATTTTCTAAGTGAAGGAAATATTGGAGATGCTGTAGAGTTTTGTAAGAAAAGAAAAAGTTTCTTAACTTCCATAGTTCTTGATGCTTTAAAAAATATTGGAAAACCTACAAAAGAAAACTTTCTCAACGCGTTTGAAGTAACAGCAAAAAGGAAGTTTATGGAAATAGAAAGAGGTATGCCTCTCCTTGCAACAATAGCCGCAGTTTCACCTCTTTTAGGACTTGTTGGAACGGTTCTTGGAATGATTAAAATATTTGGAGTCCTGACTGCTGGAAGTACAGCTATTGGCAATCCTCAAGAGCTCTCAGCAGGAATTGCAGAAGCTCTCCTTACTACAGTTTTTGGCTTATTAGTTGCCATTCCAGCACTTTTTATGTACAACCTATTCCAAAGAAAACTTGATAAGATAGCAGCTGAAGTTGAGTCTGCAGGAGTCTTAATAGCTAATAATTTTAAAGGTCTTAAGTGAGATTAAACAGGTTGAGACATGAAGAAAGTTCAAGTTTTAGGAAGCTTACTTTTACTGTTTACTCTATTTGGATTTGTAGTTCATAATGATTCGGAAGAAAAAGGAAAAATCGAAAGGAAAGAAACTTCCTTTGAATTTAAAGAAACTGAGATTAAATCATCCTATGAAAAATTAAATAAGCTTTTAAGAGATTTTTCTTATCAATATTACCTTTTTAAAAAAGCTAAGTTAGAAAAAGGAAAATATGTTTACCATGATAAAGACTTAACTATAATTTTTACTGTTGATCCTCAATTTCAAGAAATACTTGAAAAGAAATTTAAATACTTTAAGATTAAGTACGGAGCATATGTTGCGCTTGATGCCTTAACTGGAAAGGTTCTTGCAACAGTTTCAAGTCTTGATTATCCAGATCTTACAATAAAAAGAACTTTTCCCACAGCTTCAACATTTAAAATTATAACCGCTGCAACAGCGATAGAAACAGGTATTGCTGACCTCAATACTTCTTTTATTTGTGGTGGACACGATGACTCTTGTTCTCCATCTGTTTGGCTTAACAGTAAATACAGGGTAAAAAGGAATATGAAGGATTCGTTTGCATTCTCTTCAAATCCATTTTTTGGAAATCTTGGTAGACTCATCGGAGAAGAAAATCTCTTAAAATTTGCTGAAAAGTTCGGATTCAATAGAAAGGACTACGGGTTTCCATGGGGAATTATGAGAAAACCTCTTGATGGTTACGATTTAGCTTTAATGGCAGCAGGTCTTGGCGAGACAAGAACAAGTCCTTTTCATGAAGCTTTAATAGCTCTCACTATAGAAAATCAAGGAATTATGTTAAAACCCTCGTTAATAGAAAAAGTTTATGATTCAGATGGTAAGTTGTTGTTCTCTTTCAAAAAAGAGAAACTGGCAAAGGTTGTATCTCTATCAACAGCAAATAAAATAAAAACCATGATGCTTATGACTGTAAAGTATGGAACTGTCTCTGATAGAAAATATTTTAGGAAACTTAAATGGCAGTATCCAAACTTAGTAATTGGCGGAAAGAGTGGAACTCTTTCGGAGCTGACATACCCCGAAGGTAGGTGCGAGTGGTTTACTGGTTTTATGGAATATGGAGGTAAAAAAATAGCATTTTCTTCACTTGCAGTTAACGGAAGTAAATATTACCTATCGGGATATGAGTTAGCGGCAGTAGCATCTATGGATTTTGTTAAACTTAACTCTACTTTTGCTAAAAATTAACGGAGGTGGCAATGTGTGTTTTCTGCAAGATAATTAATAAAGAACTTCCTGCAAAGATAGTTTACGAAGATGAGCTTG encodes:
- a CDS encoding LptF/LptG family permease; amino-acid sequence: MRIKIIHRYIFLEILRVFILTLGLFIFVILMDRASSIAETVFGQGVSILNFLSVLVKGIPAFLGMTIPMAFILSVLIVFIQLGNNNELVALKSCGVSTKELSKPVIFLGVAFSILSFYSLMFLMPKSNVAMKKEIEELVKKKITMSISPKNFSSNFPGVTFYVEKLYPEKGYLENFMVSLVKKDELITIFAKKGMLRTEKDTVFLDIQDGTGEFINWKKPENFKVLNFKNYTVKLYRFTKREKFESIRYKTLPELISSNRIEAKVELFKRLGLSLAPLIVGILAFSLALIIPRSSIGIGILLSLLIIVVYYILYTLTKKIALNTGIVLLPLLTDLFFFVLGGFLYIQALKEKIELRVGGRW
- a CDS encoding LptF/LptG family permease, whose amino-acid sequence is MVKRLDRYVFIETLRYFVLTLLTFMVLFIVIDFVSKMDTFLKSGIADGFLYVIYRLPLYTVRVIPIATLIATMVTLSNFSFSNELTVVKALGISVYRFSFPIIFLAFLASILSFLIGELVVPKSISLSKSIYYKVKENKNFHVSGKSIWFKKDEKTFVFMEYVNPAKSEAKRISIFFLGKEFSPTKRIDALYGINIKDDIWKLKNCFERKLKELKTTKISEKEINLGIGKKDLIFTQIETETMSSFLLYKVIKQLKRAGYDTTGYLVDLYSKLAISLLPLVVAVIGIPLGVFNPRNKKGYTLVIAAALIVFMWITISFFSSLGKSGVLPPFYSAFAPEVMFLSIGLLLLARMDT
- a CDS encoding endonuclease V, encoding MKFDFKKAKRAQEILKKKLSLKPLGKVKLIAGCDLTFLNPYKTPTLGIGAFVVLSYPSLEVIEYAYEILEIKVPYIPSFLAFREIPLLIKTFRKLKNKPDIVIVDGHGIAHPRKLGIAAHFGIVEKVPTIGCAKKPLYGNFKEPCEKKGCYEEIYDPKTKEILGYVLRTKNNVKPIYISPGNLITLTDTLSFMQTLKGKYRIPEPTRLAHNYLQTLRKGYNSQ
- the ndk gene encoding nucleoside-diphosphate kinase translates to MAVERTLVIVKPDAVKKNAVGDIVRILQENDLKLLAIKMVHLSKEQAKKFYIVHKDRPFYDELTDFMSSGPCVPMVFEGENAIARVREIIGATDPAKAAEGTIRKKYGTDVGRNAVHASDSPESAAYEIPFFFSALEINE
- a CDS encoding fumarylacetoacetate hydrolase family protein — its product is MKIGRFKSNEKSFFGLIKGKEIVPIKETKVSELMDSITPTEDVLSFSEVKFLSPTRPSKIVAVGLNYKAHAEEMGKPLPEEPLLFMKPSTAVIANKMKIFLPEMSQRVDYEGELAVIIGRKCRKVTPKDVPNYILGYSCFNDVTARDLQQKDVQYTRAKSFDTFAPYGPWIATSVDPLNLKITTRINGEIKQQGQTSDMIFSPFELVSFISQVMTLLPGDVVITGTPPGIGPLKEGDKVEVEIEGIGTLINYVAKERR
- the argS gene encoding arginine--tRNA ligase, with translation MKELIKEKVRSAIKEIYNKELSYLVDKASFEKPKKREYGDLATNISFLLAKELKQKPFSIANELLKSLESMPEFEKVEVAGGGFINFFFSQRFYTDILKKVLHEEFYISEIGKGERVLLEYVSANPTGPLHVGHGRGAVVGDVLYRVMRLTGYKPEREFYINDAGRQIKLLGVSIYARMKELSGENYPFPEDGYKGEYIIEVAKELLAERPEIISLPEEEAIEIAAEFGKERLLEEIRKDLKDLRVKFDYWFSEKSLYEKGEVERILKILEEKDLLYEKDGALWLKTTIFGDDKDRVVKRSNGEYTYFASDIAYHYNKIERNFDKAINVWGADHHGYIPRVKAAIQALGKNPDWLEVILIQLVKLFKNGEEVKMSKRAGNFVTLRWLMDEVGVDAVRFFFLLKRHDTPLDFDIDLALSSKSENPVYYVQYAHARLCSILDKAKEKGFVPSEENLELLSSEEERELIAGCYNLKYELELVAEKREPHRLTYYLIDLASKLHRFYNKHRVIMEEDPKLSTARLSLIKAVRRTINLGLDILNVTAPRRM
- a CDS encoding SPOR domain-containing protein; translated protein: MEGDRRIQFILMGTAVAIFVFSYSLGYFIGKEAGFEEAKQKFDIEKQKLLKTIAALSPVSQPRVENKVVVVDNTKEKTEHSVAEEKVKKEISQEKKKIVEEKKKELASTSTKQEKKSTVKLKSKETTREIKEKGYYLQVGVFKNKTNAIKLASQLKEKGFNSKTLFYDKYTVVTVGYFDSKEKALSVQKLLKNIGYKSILKRRK